One window from the genome of Diospyros lotus cultivar Yz01 chromosome 11, ASM1463336v1, whole genome shotgun sequence encodes:
- the LOC127813286 gene encoding ubiquitin carboxyl-terminal hydrolase 18-like isoform X2 has product MRASKLCCFANVVLQCLMYTRPLVAYLLEKGHRGECRRNDWCFLCEFQTHVVRASESRQPFSPINILSRLPNIGGNLGYGKQEDAHEFMRFAIDTMQSVCLDEYGGEKAVDARTQETTLIQHIFGGHLQSQVICTKCNNISNQYENMMDLTVEIHGDAASLEECLNQFTVRERLHGDNMYKCDGCNDYVMAWKRLTVRKAPNILTIALKRFQSGRFGKLNKRVTFPETLDLNPYMSEEGDGDNVYKLYAVIVHVDMLNASFFGHYICYTKDFYGNWYRIDDCKVTRVDLEEVLLQGAYMLMYSRVCARPSCLKAVESLGKDQQTVKIVQGGGHYAKDSVECSTMAGPIDSICMSGSLAPDSNSHSRVYSSEMKSPSFTNSEYVEEDMEILGPESSSSVPEDVEVHGNGYLNATEETASPVVDVDRLVSGDGSSLSERFEPEAYSLNYKLASSNYGVGGKNRAANGAKETTSSSSRSSLPKENGVCLGVETSHDGSVSGLSLDGDLNEDNPVDSKDHQEKMENKKGLPSASSVKDAEGKLAGRNSSGTKPKPLFPPGFLGRRSSNKSMKRGVRIMSEVGDFVSCNHMKGDGGFQEPGCHHENGARTQEVVNPHLEGNTSLPFTSGEEVGNCLDKDMVAHSKSGEFTNLCSGESATVFNDNKEINNIDRDGQPLIEKTPRAIVRSSMSETTRSDLVGTDVERL; this is encoded by the exons ATGCGGGCTTCTAAATTGTG CTGCTTTGCTAATGTTGTCCTACAATGTCTTATGTACACTCGGCCGCTTGTTGCCTACTTGCTGGAGAAAGGACATCGGGGAGAAT GCAGACGGAATGATTGGTGCTTCCTATGTGAATTTCAAACCCATGTTGTAAGAGCTAGTGAAAGCCGGCAACCCTTTTCACCAATTAATATTCTCTCACGGTTACCTAATATTGGTGGTAATCTTGGCTATGGGAAACAAGAAGATGCCCATGAGTTCATGAG GTTTGCTATTGATACCATGCAATCAGTCTGCCTAGATGAATATGGTGGAGAAAAGGCAGTTGATGCTAGAACTCAAGAAACAACTCTTATTCAGCATATATTTGGTGGTCATCTCCAATCTCAG GTGATTTGTACAAAATGCAATAACATTTCAAATCAGTATGAAAACATGATGGATCTTACTGTTGAAATTCATGGGGATGCGGCATCTTTAGAGGAATGCTTGAATCAATTTACAGTCAGAGAGCGGCTTCATGGTgataatatgtataaatgtgATGG ATGCAATGACTATGTCATGGCATGGAAGCGCCTGACTGTTCGAAAGGCTCCAAACATTCTTACAATTGCTTTAAAAAGGTTTCAG AGTGGTAGGTTTGGAAAACTTAATAAGAGGGTGACTTTCCCTGAGACTCTGGATCTTAATCCTTACATGAGTGAAGAAGGAGATGGTGACAATGTTTACAAGCTATATGCAGTGATCGTCCATGTTGACATGCTAAATGCATCATTTTTTGGCCATTACATTTgttatacaaaagatttttaTGGAAACTGGTACAGGATTGATGACTGCAAG GTGACAAGAGTTGATTTGGAAGAGGTGCTGTTGCAGGGAGCTTACATGCTCATGTATAGCAG GGTTTGTGCCCGCCCGTCATGTCTGAAGGCCGTTGAATCATTGGGCAAGGACCAGCAAACGGTTAAAATTGTCCAAGGAGGAGGGCACTATGCAAAAGATTCGGTTGAATGCTCTACTATGGCAGGTCCAATTGATAGCATTTGCATGTCTGGTTCCTTGGCACCTGATAGCAATTCACACTCAAGAGTTTATTCTTCTGAAATGAAGTCACCATCATTTACTAATTCTGAATATGTGGAGGAGgatatggaaattttgggtcCTGAGTCAAGTTCATCTGTTCCAGAGGATGTTGAAGTTCATGGTAATGGGTATCTTAATGCAACTGAAGAAACTGCTTCTCCTGTAGTTGATGTTGATAGATTAGTCTCTGGGGATGGTTCTTCTCTAAGTGAGAGGTTTGAGCCTGAAGCTTATTCTCTGAATTATAAATTGGCATCTTCAAATTATGGTGTTGGGGGAAAAAATAGAGCTGCAAATGGTGCCAAAGAGACGACGAGTTCCTCAAGCAGAAGCTCTCTGCCAAAGGAGAATGGCGTCTGTCTTGGGGTGGAAACGTCACATGATGGTTCTGTTAGTGGTTTAAGCTTGGATGGAGATCTGAATGAAGATAATCCTGTTGATTCCAAAGATCATCaggagaaaatggagaataaaAAGGGTTTGCCTTCAGCTAGCAGTGTTAAGGATGCAGAAGGGAAGTTGGCTGGAAGAAATTCCTCTGGAACAAAGCCGAAGCCTCTTTTTCCTCCAGGATTCCTTGGGAGGCGTTCGAGCAATAAATCTATGAAGAGAGGGGTAAGAATCATGTCAGAAGTTGGGGACTTTGTTTCTTGCAACCACATGAAAGGTGACGGTGGATTTCAAGAGCCTGGGTGTCATCATGAAAATGGTGCAAGGACACAAGAGGTGGTGAACCCTCATTTGGAGGGAAACACTTCATTGCCTTTCACTTCCGGGGAAGAAGTTGGGAATTGTTTGGACAAGGACATGGTGGCGCATAGCAAATCTGGCGAGTTTACTAACCTCTGCAGTGGAGAATCTGCTACTGTTTTCAATGATAATAAGGAAATAAACAACATTGACAGAGATGGCCAGCCATTGATTGAGAAGACTCCAAGAGCCATAGTTAGGAGCTCCATGAGTGAAACCACTCGTTCCGACCTTGTGGGAACAGATGTGGAAAGGCTATAG
- the LOC127813286 gene encoding ubiquitin carboxyl-terminal hydrolase 18-like isoform X1, translating into MHVFGFPLDLNWFLQFIFTAFLIALGLLHLVKNTASKYFMVDANFEPPSAHRSPAVADAGGDSCVVCGNSTKKQCSGCKAVKYCSEACQKSHWSSGHKTKCKDLKLSGKANLVPPASVQCGRRFSSAVALVPACRTTHIIKQSIEVLFPYEEFVELFNRDKPGFPPCGLLNCGNSCFANVVLQCLMYTRPLVAYLLEKGHRGECRRNDWCFLCEFQTHVVRASESRQPFSPINILSRLPNIGGNLGYGKQEDAHEFMRFAIDTMQSVCLDEYGGEKAVDARTQETTLIQHIFGGHLQSQVICTKCNNISNQYENMMDLTVEIHGDAASLEECLNQFTVRERLHGDNMYKCDGCNDYVMAWKRLTVRKAPNILTIALKRFQSGRFGKLNKRVTFPETLDLNPYMSEEGDGDNVYKLYAVIVHVDMLNASFFGHYICYTKDFYGNWYRIDDCKVTRVDLEEVLLQGAYMLMYSRVCARPSCLKAVESLGKDQQTVKIVQGGGHYAKDSVECSTMAGPIDSICMSGSLAPDSNSHSRVYSSEMKSPSFTNSEYVEEDMEILGPESSSSVPEDVEVHGNGYLNATEETASPVVDVDRLVSGDGSSLSERFEPEAYSLNYKLASSNYGVGGKNRAANGAKETTSSSSRSSLPKENGVCLGVETSHDGSVSGLSLDGDLNEDNPVDSKDHQEKMENKKGLPSASSVKDAEGKLAGRNSSGTKPKPLFPPGFLGRRSSNKSMKRGVRIMSEVGDFVSCNHMKGDGGFQEPGCHHENGARTQEVVNPHLEGNTSLPFTSGEEVGNCLDKDMVAHSKSGEFTNLCSGESATVFNDNKEINNIDRDGQPLIEKTPRAIVRSSMSETTRSDLVGTDVERL; encoded by the exons ATGCATGTCTTCGGATTCCCTCTGGATCTCAACTGGTTCCTCCAATTCATCTTCACAGCCTTCCTCATCGCCCTCGGATTGCTCCACCTGGTCAAGAACACCGCATCCAAATACTTCATGGTCGACGCCAATTTCGAGCCGCCCTCCGCCCACAGGTCGCCGGCCGTCGCCGATGCCGGCGGCGACTCCTGCGTGGTCTGCGGTAATTCGACCAAGAAGCAGTGCTCTGGATGCAAAGCGGTCAAATACTG CTCGGAAGCTTGTCAAAAATCTCATTGGAGTTCTGGGCATAAGACAAAGTGCAAGGACTTAAAGTTATCTGGGAAGGCAAACTTGGTGCCGCCTGCTTCTGTGCAGTGTGGACGGAGATTTTCTAGTGCAGTTGCACTAGTTCCTGCATGTAGAACCACTCATATTATCAAGCAGTCTATAGAG GTTCTTTTCCCCTATGAGGAGTTTGTGGAACTTTTTAATAGGGACAAGCCAGGGTTTCCTCCATGCGGGCTTCTAAATTGTGGTAACAG CTGCTTTGCTAATGTTGTCCTACAATGTCTTATGTACACTCGGCCGCTTGTTGCCTACTTGCTGGAGAAAGGACATCGGGGAGAAT GCAGACGGAATGATTGGTGCTTCCTATGTGAATTTCAAACCCATGTTGTAAGAGCTAGTGAAAGCCGGCAACCCTTTTCACCAATTAATATTCTCTCACGGTTACCTAATATTGGTGGTAATCTTGGCTATGGGAAACAAGAAGATGCCCATGAGTTCATGAG GTTTGCTATTGATACCATGCAATCAGTCTGCCTAGATGAATATGGTGGAGAAAAGGCAGTTGATGCTAGAACTCAAGAAACAACTCTTATTCAGCATATATTTGGTGGTCATCTCCAATCTCAG GTGATTTGTACAAAATGCAATAACATTTCAAATCAGTATGAAAACATGATGGATCTTACTGTTGAAATTCATGGGGATGCGGCATCTTTAGAGGAATGCTTGAATCAATTTACAGTCAGAGAGCGGCTTCATGGTgataatatgtataaatgtgATGG ATGCAATGACTATGTCATGGCATGGAAGCGCCTGACTGTTCGAAAGGCTCCAAACATTCTTACAATTGCTTTAAAAAGGTTTCAG AGTGGTAGGTTTGGAAAACTTAATAAGAGGGTGACTTTCCCTGAGACTCTGGATCTTAATCCTTACATGAGTGAAGAAGGAGATGGTGACAATGTTTACAAGCTATATGCAGTGATCGTCCATGTTGACATGCTAAATGCATCATTTTTTGGCCATTACATTTgttatacaaaagatttttaTGGAAACTGGTACAGGATTGATGACTGCAAG GTGACAAGAGTTGATTTGGAAGAGGTGCTGTTGCAGGGAGCTTACATGCTCATGTATAGCAG GGTTTGTGCCCGCCCGTCATGTCTGAAGGCCGTTGAATCATTGGGCAAGGACCAGCAAACGGTTAAAATTGTCCAAGGAGGAGGGCACTATGCAAAAGATTCGGTTGAATGCTCTACTATGGCAGGTCCAATTGATAGCATTTGCATGTCTGGTTCCTTGGCACCTGATAGCAATTCACACTCAAGAGTTTATTCTTCTGAAATGAAGTCACCATCATTTACTAATTCTGAATATGTGGAGGAGgatatggaaattttgggtcCTGAGTCAAGTTCATCTGTTCCAGAGGATGTTGAAGTTCATGGTAATGGGTATCTTAATGCAACTGAAGAAACTGCTTCTCCTGTAGTTGATGTTGATAGATTAGTCTCTGGGGATGGTTCTTCTCTAAGTGAGAGGTTTGAGCCTGAAGCTTATTCTCTGAATTATAAATTGGCATCTTCAAATTATGGTGTTGGGGGAAAAAATAGAGCTGCAAATGGTGCCAAAGAGACGACGAGTTCCTCAAGCAGAAGCTCTCTGCCAAAGGAGAATGGCGTCTGTCTTGGGGTGGAAACGTCACATGATGGTTCTGTTAGTGGTTTAAGCTTGGATGGAGATCTGAATGAAGATAATCCTGTTGATTCCAAAGATCATCaggagaaaatggagaataaaAAGGGTTTGCCTTCAGCTAGCAGTGTTAAGGATGCAGAAGGGAAGTTGGCTGGAAGAAATTCCTCTGGAACAAAGCCGAAGCCTCTTTTTCCTCCAGGATTCCTTGGGAGGCGTTCGAGCAATAAATCTATGAAGAGAGGGGTAAGAATCATGTCAGAAGTTGGGGACTTTGTTTCTTGCAACCACATGAAAGGTGACGGTGGATTTCAAGAGCCTGGGTGTCATCATGAAAATGGTGCAAGGACACAAGAGGTGGTGAACCCTCATTTGGAGGGAAACACTTCATTGCCTTTCACTTCCGGGGAAGAAGTTGGGAATTGTTTGGACAAGGACATGGTGGCGCATAGCAAATCTGGCGAGTTTACTAACCTCTGCAGTGGAGAATCTGCTACTGTTTTCAATGATAATAAGGAAATAAACAACATTGACAGAGATGGCCAGCCATTGATTGAGAAGACTCCAAGAGCCATAGTTAGGAGCTCCATGAGTGAAACCACTCGTTCCGACCTTGTGGGAACAGATGTGGAAAGGCTATAG